Proteins co-encoded in one Flavivirga eckloniae genomic window:
- a CDS encoding NADH-quinone oxidoreductase subunit D → MDTVAVNNNFKSEEYFINMGPQHPATHGVLRLLLTIDGEIIKKVEPDLGYIHRSIEKMSERDSYQQIVHLTDRMDYLSSHINNEAVCLTVENALELEIPERVKVIRTILGELTRIASHCLWWGVMGMDVGALTTYFYGFRDREMINDIFEETCGARLTMNYNIPGGLMFDIHPNFVKRTKDFIAHFKTKLPEYDTLLTGNVIFQKRMKGVGILTKEDAISFGASGPVGRGSGYSCDVRKHHPYSAYDRVTFKESLKTDGDSLSRYQVRIQEMWESIAIIEQLIDNIPEGEHKVTTKVVIKLPPGEYYQKVETARGELGVYVISTGTKNPYRVKFRSPGFSNLSLLNHIAVGGKIGDLVATMATLDLVIPDIDR, encoded by the coding sequence ATGGATACAGTTGCCGTAAATAATAACTTTAAATCTGAGGAGTATTTCATTAACATGGGGCCTCAGCATCCGGCAACACACGGAGTCCTCCGTCTTTTATTAACTATTGATGGCGAGATTATTAAAAAAGTAGAGCCAGATTTAGGATATATTCACCGATCTATCGAAAAAATGAGCGAGCGTGATAGTTATCAGCAAATAGTTCATTTAACAGATAGAATGGATTATTTATCATCTCATATTAACAATGAAGCTGTTTGTTTAACAGTAGAAAATGCTTTAGAGTTAGAAATTCCGGAGCGTGTAAAAGTTATTCGGACCATTTTAGGCGAGTTAACAAGAATTGCTTCCCACTGTTTATGGTGGGGTGTTATGGGTATGGATGTTGGAGCGTTAACCACTTATTTCTATGGGTTCAGAGATCGTGAAATGATCAATGATATTTTCGAAGAAACCTGTGGTGCGCGCTTAACCATGAACTATAATATTCCCGGAGGGTTAATGTTCGATATTCATCCAAATTTTGTAAAACGAACCAAAGATTTTATTGCGCATTTTAAAACAAAGCTTCCGGAATACGATACCCTTTTAACCGGAAATGTCATTTTTCAAAAACGGATGAAAGGCGTTGGTATATTAACCAAAGAAGATGCTATTTCGTTCGGAGCTTCTGGTCCTGTTGGACGTGGTTCGGGGTACTCATGCGATGTTAGAAAACACCATCCGTATAGTGCTTACGATAGAGTGACCTTTAAAGAATCCTTAAAAACAGATGGAGACAGTCTATCACGATATCAAGTTAGAATTCAGGAAATGTGGGAGTCCATTGCGATTATAGAACAATTAATCGATAACATTCCAGAAGGCGAGCATAAAGTAACCACCAAAGTCGTGATTAAATTACCTCCAGGAGAATATTATCAAAAAGTTGAAACTGCTCGTGGCGAACTAGGTGTTTACGTAATAAGTACAGGAACTAAAAACCCGTATCGTGTTAAGTTTCGATCTCCCGGGTTTTCAAATTTGTCATTACTCAATCATATAGCGGTAGGTGGGAAAATTGGTGATTTAGTGGCAACTATGGCAACATTGGATCTTGTGATACCGGATATTGATAGATGA
- a CDS encoding NADH-quinone oxidoreductase subunit C, with protein MTNEALQNLITNWMPDLEFTEEASQFLNVTVSPENLHQLMTELKNNNETKFDYLFCLSGVDWNPELGVVYHLESTIHRHTIVVKVKIADRENPTLDTVCDIWRTAEFHEREVFDFFGIKFNNHPNLKRLFLTDEWEGFPLRKDYEDAINMVIK; from the coding sequence ATGACCAACGAAGCCTTACAAAACTTAATAACTAATTGGATGCCTGATTTAGAGTTTACCGAAGAAGCATCCCAGTTTTTAAATGTTACGGTTTCGCCCGAAAACCTTCATCAATTAATGACAGAATTAAAAAATAATAACGAAACTAAATTCGATTATTTGTTTTGTTTAAGTGGTGTTGATTGGAATCCTGAACTAGGCGTTGTGTATCATTTAGAATCCACAATTCATAGGCATACTATTGTTGTAAAAGTAAAAATAGCAGATCGGGAAAACCCTACTCTAGATACAGTATGCGATATATGGAGAACTGCCGAATTCCACGAACGTGAAGTGTTTGATTTCTTCGGAATAAAATTCAATAATCATCCCAATTTAAAACGCCTGTTTTTAACAGACGAGTGGGAAGGATTTCCGTTAAGAAAAGACTATGAAGACGCTATTAATATGGTTATTAAATAA